In Dyadobacter sp. NIV53, a single window of DNA contains:
- a CDS encoding GH3 auxin-responsive promoter family protein: MKLVNDMTVWFLKRRYERIEQFMKSPIETQQRIFSELIETARYTEWGSKHNYGQIKTIKDFQNQVPVSSYEELYPYIERVLKGEPNVLWPSQIEWFSKSSGTTNARSKYLPVSPEALEECHYEGGKDMMTLLIQNRPDTQVFDGKGLSIGGTLHANPFDDYTQVGDVSAVIMQNLPAWGEIMRTPPLEVALMDHWESKLEKMATICSQENVTSILGVPTWTIVLLDQILELTGKDNMLEVWPDFEVFVHGAVSFEPYRDLFTKKYFPSDQVTYLETYSASEGFFAIQDDLNRIGEMLLMLDYGIFYEFLPMDEVGKKHPRALLLDEVEVGENYALVISTNAGLWRYLIGDTIKFTSKYPFRIKVSGRTKHFINAFGEEVIVENADHAIKVATQKTNSLAANYTAGPVYMGDGSRGRHEWVIEFTEEPHNREEFTRVLDEALREVNSDYDAKRYKDMALLAPLIHFVPAGTFYAWMGKRQKLGGQNKVPRLSNDRVYLDDLLAMVLDEPSAFGNRPSAKG, from the coding sequence ATGAAGCTGGTAAACGATATGACTGTCTGGTTTTTGAAACGGCGCTATGAAAGGATAGAGCAGTTTATGAAGTCTCCGATTGAGACCCAGCAGCGCATATTTTCAGAACTCATTGAAACAGCGCGTTATACAGAATGGGGCAGTAAGCACAATTATGGCCAGATCAAAACCATCAAAGATTTTCAGAACCAGGTTCCGGTATCTTCCTACGAGGAATTATACCCTTATATAGAACGTGTTTTAAAAGGTGAACCTAATGTGCTTTGGCCTTCACAAATCGAATGGTTCTCCAAATCTTCCGGTACTACCAATGCCCGCAGCAAATATTTGCCTGTATCGCCCGAAGCACTGGAAGAATGCCACTACGAAGGTGGGAAAGATATGATGACATTGCTGATCCAGAACAGGCCCGACACCCAGGTTTTTGATGGAAAAGGGTTATCTATTGGCGGAACTCTGCATGCGAACCCTTTCGACGATTATACACAGGTTGGAGATGTGTCGGCAGTTATTATGCAAAATCTGCCGGCATGGGGAGAAATAATGCGTACACCACCGCTTGAAGTTGCCCTGATGGATCATTGGGAAAGCAAGCTGGAAAAAATGGCCACGATTTGTTCACAGGAGAATGTGACCAGCATATTAGGTGTACCAACCTGGACGATCGTTCTGCTTGACCAGATACTGGAACTGACCGGAAAGGACAATATGCTTGAAGTGTGGCCGGATTTTGAAGTTTTTGTGCACGGTGCAGTTTCTTTTGAGCCTTACCGGGATCTTTTCACTAAAAAATATTTTCCTTCTGATCAGGTAACTTATCTGGAAACTTATAGCGCTTCTGAGGGATTTTTTGCTATTCAGGATGATCTGAACAGGATAGGCGAAATGCTGCTCATGTTGGATTATGGGATTTTTTATGAGTTTTTACCCATGGATGAAGTCGGTAAAAAACACCCAAGAGCACTGTTACTGGATGAAGTGGAAGTGGGCGAAAACTATGCACTGGTGATTTCAACCAACGCCGGATTGTGGCGGTATCTGATTGGCGATACGATCAAATTTACTTCAAAATATCCTTTCAGAATTAAAGTGAGCGGACGTACCAAACATTTTATCAATGCTTTTGGTGAAGAAGTGATCGTGGAAAATGCGGATCACGCGATTAAAGTAGCTACGCAAAAAACAAATTCGCTTGCTGCTAATTATACTGCCGGACCGGTTTATATGGGTGACGGTTCGCGTGGGCGCCATGAGTGGGTCATTGAGTTTACTGAAGAACCTCATAACCGTGAAGAATTTACGCGGGTTCTGGACGAGGCATTACGGGAAGTAAATTCTGATTATGATGCCAAACGTTATAAAGATATGGCATTGCTGGCTCCCCTGATTCACTTCGTTCCTGCGGGTACTTTTTATGCATGGATGGGAAAACGCCAGAAACTGGGCGGCCAAAACAAGGTTCCAAGATTGAGCAATGACCGTGTTTATCTGGATGATTTGCTTGCAATGGTTTTGGATGAGCCGTCGGCTTTTGGCAATCGGCCATCAGCAAAGGGTTGA
- a CDS encoding S41 family peptidase, with amino-acid sequence MNVKHVLLFFVLFGFLSACHDKTVEPATESETDKWILEQMKYWYYWNDKIPANPNVSLEPEAFFESLLYKYNATTNPEGDRFSWIQESADELKAGLSGESKSTGMDYKLYYYPKGSSNVVGVVLYSLPDSPAAKAGIKRGDVFTGVNGQALTGANYSQLLNAEGVLTFSLGSITDDGVISESTVKKEVTPIVLQEDPVYFDTLFQYGSNKIGYIVYHQFFPSPNGSNSNQYDLKLDQVFANFKANNVNSLILDLRYNGGGYVSSSTNLASLIGKVTSNDIFYYKEYNSTVTPVLKKQFGEAYFYDKFKAKTQNIGSSLNHFIVLTSGNTASASELLINGLKPFMNVTLVGAKTYGKNVGSITISDDSKKIKWGLQPIVTKSLNSQHQSDYYVGFTPDFPVTESMKLYPYGNPKDPLLGEALYQIVGARVVRKMPQETARILENASEIESSITKKAGGSNMFYDK; translated from the coding sequence ATGAATGTAAAGCATGTATTGCTGTTTTTTGTGCTTTTTGGATTTCTATCTGCCTGTCATGATAAAACAGTAGAGCCGGCCACAGAATCAGAAACTGACAAGTGGATTTTGGAACAGATGAAATATTGGTATTACTGGAATGATAAAATTCCTGCAAATCCCAACGTATCTCTGGAACCTGAGGCCTTTTTCGAATCTTTGCTTTACAAATACAATGCAACGACCAATCCGGAAGGCGACCGTTTTTCCTGGATCCAGGAAAGTGCGGATGAATTGAAAGCGGGATTGAGTGGTGAATCCAAATCTACGGGAATGGATTACAAACTGTATTACTATCCAAAAGGCAGTAGTAATGTCGTAGGTGTTGTATTGTACAGTTTGCCGGATTCTCCGGCTGCAAAAGCAGGAATAAAACGTGGTGATGTATTTACCGGTGTGAATGGCCAGGCGTTAACCGGGGCAAATTATAGTCAGCTGCTAAATGCGGAAGGCGTGTTAACTTTTTCATTGGGTTCTATAACCGACGATGGCGTTATTTCTGAAAGCACGGTTAAGAAAGAAGTTACGCCAATTGTTTTACAAGAAGACCCGGTTTACTTTGATACGCTGTTTCAGTATGGCAGTAATAAAATCGGCTATATTGTTTATCATCAGTTTTTCCCAAGCCCCAATGGCAGCAACTCCAACCAGTACGACCTGAAACTGGATCAGGTTTTTGCCAATTTTAAAGCCAATAATGTTAATTCACTAATACTTGATTTGAGATATAATGGAGGCGGTTATGTGAGTTCATCAACCAATCTGGCCAGTCTGATCGGAAAAGTTACTTCCAATGATATTTTTTACTATAAAGAATATAATTCCACTGTCACGCCGGTTTTGAAAAAACAATTTGGAGAGGCATATTTTTATGATAAGTTTAAAGCTAAAACTCAAAATATCGGATCGTCCCTCAATCACTTTATTGTTCTGACGTCGGGGAATACGGCTTCTGCCAGTGAACTGCTGATCAACGGATTGAAACCATTCATGAATGTAACATTGGTCGGAGCTAAAACTTATGGAAAAAATGTAGGTTCCATTACGATCAGTGATGATTCAAAAAAGATAAAATGGGGATTGCAGCCGATAGTTACCAAATCATTGAATAGCCAGCATCAATCGGATTATTATGTGGGGTTCACACCGGATTTTCCTGTCACGGAAAGTATGAAATTGTATCCTTATGGTAATCCCAAAGACCCGCTGTTAGGTGAAGCTTTGTATCAGATAGTCGGAGCCAGGGTTGTTCGGAAAATGCCGCAGGAAACGGCCAGGATTCTAGAAAATGCATCGGAAATAGAATCCAGCATTACAAAAAAAGCAGGTGGAAGTAATATGTTTTATGATAAATAG
- the rocD gene encoding ornithine--oxo-acid transaminase produces the protein MASYTNTITQDTATLDTSQYAIELEYKYGAHNYKPMPVVLAKGLGVHVWDVEGKQYLDFLSAYSAVSQGHCHPDIVAAMIEQAQKLTLTSRAFYNDQLGECEKFLCEYFGYDKVLMMNSGVEGGETALKLTRKWAYKVKGIAPNKAKTVYASGNFWGRTLAAISSSTDPSSTDDYGPFLPGVILVPYDDLNALEDAFKNDPDIAGFMVEPIQGEAGVVVPQDGYLKGVRGLCTKYNVLFIADEVQTGIGRTGKRLACDWEGVKPDILVLGKALSGGTIPVSAALANDEIMLTIAPGEHGSTYGGNPLACAVTIAALKVVEDENLAENAELMGQLFRNKMLALQKQCSLIETVRGKGLLNAIVINDTEDSPTAMKLCYQMMDKGLLCKPTHGNKIRFAPPLVINEEQMNLACDIISGVFLDYKM, from the coding sequence ATGGCCAGCTATACAAACACAATCACACAAGACACAGCTACTTTGGATACTTCTCAATATGCTATAGAACTTGAATACAAATACGGAGCGCATAATTATAAACCCATGCCTGTTGTACTTGCCAAAGGATTGGGTGTGCATGTGTGGGATGTGGAAGGAAAGCAGTATCTGGATTTTTTATCGGCGTACAGTGCTGTAAGTCAGGGGCATTGCCACCCTGATATAGTTGCTGCCATGATAGAACAGGCGCAAAAACTCACTCTCACTTCCCGTGCTTTTTATAACGACCAACTGGGTGAATGTGAAAAATTTCTTTGTGAATACTTTGGTTATGATAAAGTCCTGATGATGAATTCGGGCGTAGAAGGTGGCGAAACTGCCTTAAAACTTACACGTAAATGGGCTTACAAAGTAAAAGGAATCGCTCCCAATAAAGCTAAAACCGTATATGCTTCAGGTAATTTCTGGGGCAGGACACTGGCTGCAATTTCGTCGTCTACTGATCCATCGAGCACGGATGATTACGGCCCTTTTTTACCCGGTGTGATCCTGGTTCCTTACGATGATCTGAACGCTTTGGAAGATGCTTTCAAAAATGATCCGGATATCGCAGGTTTTATGGTAGAACCTATTCAGGGAGAAGCAGGTGTGGTAGTTCCACAAGATGGTTATCTCAAAGGCGTTCGCGGTTTGTGTACAAAATACAATGTATTGTTTATCGCGGATGAAGTGCAGACTGGCATTGGACGAACAGGGAAAAGGCTGGCTTGTGATTGGGAAGGGGTAAAACCGGATATTCTGGTTTTAGGAAAAGCTTTATCAGGAGGAACCATTCCTGTGTCGGCGGCACTGGCCAATGACGAAATTATGCTGACAATTGCGCCTGGTGAACACGGCTCTACTTATGGTGGAAATCCGCTTGCCTGTGCAGTTACTATTGCTGCTTTGAAAGTAGTTGAGGACGAGAACCTGGCTGAAAATGCAGAGTTGATGGGGCAATTGTTCCGTAACAAAATGTTGGCTCTTCAAAAGCAATGTTCTCTGATTGAAACCGTTAGAGGTAAAGGGCTTTTAAATGCAATTGTAATTAATGATACCGAAGACAGCCCGACTGCAATGAAACTTTGTTATCAGATGATGGATAAAGGATTGCTTTGTAAACCTACACACGGAAATAAAATAAGATTTGCTCCGCCGTTGGTAATCAATGAGGAACAAATGAATCTGGCTTGCGATATCATTAGTGGCGTATTTTTAGATTATAAAATGTAA
- a CDS encoding GlsB/YeaQ/YmgE family stress response membrane protein, with product MGILTWIIVGLVAGAIAKALHPGADPGGFIVTILIGIAGAVVGGWISSLLGFGTVDGFNLGSLFIAILGAVLLLFLYRKFSTKS from the coding sequence ATGGGAATTTTAACATGGATCATCGTCGGCCTTGTGGCCGGAGCAATTGCTAAAGCACTTCATCCTGGTGCTGATCCGGGAGGTTTTATCGTAACCATTCTAATTGGTATTGCAGGAGCAGTGGTAGGTGGCTGGATCTCATCTTTACTGGGTTTTGGCACCGTCGATGGTTTTAACCTTGGCAGTCTTTTTATTGCAATTCTCGGTGCAGTACTTCTTTTGTTTCTTTACAGGAAATTTAGTACCAAATCTTAG
- a CDS encoding AAA family ATPase — translation MIPKYLKIKGLYSYQKEQEIHFDPLTDASLFGIFGAVGSGKSSILEAITFALYGDTERLNSKGDDRTYNMMNLRSDELLIDFECIAGKKAELYKFTVKGKRNSKNFKEVKTFERKAYLWKEDAWIPLAENETTESIIGLSYDNFRRTIIIPQGRFQEFIELKDSERTRMMKELFQLEKYDLSRNVGSLSKKNDMDLSNLDGQLLGLGIVTPDMIEEEEKKREEVRAQIKAVNDELLVLTSQLDQMQRLKLVFEKMQLLQFQLAELESKRSIMKGREEKLRIFEICSLHFKTLIDQKKSLTDTILRNQDTFDKNALRSSELEILLLSQSGILTGLKDHYEKREELLDMAAELEKVILILDQNIQVEKNKSALLRGEERLREKEETIVLLKKQKQEKEEENEHKKSKLTDIQELSQVRSWFATCDEIHENKKITLAEGNSLKENLEKEKELLKEKIGQANQSFFINIASDFNAEIIETAVQNYLADNEIARKNLEKQTISIETKRALHQYASTLTSGEPCPLCGSEHHPAVLHEDGHLSGEITEIENQRVRLQKLDQSVRRFQSIVEKDFGRIDNLMNQLDTMRSRLKAINERITRHESLFVWAKFDKSDRKAFDEYFSGIEKIQKEVKENDVLIKSMTAKIESDTEEKVEKIEKPLQNLKNEILRIENTVFTLSGQLEKVKLTDFNGQDKAVIIDKIAALKHNYQKIKELYEKTEREIDILEKEKNTISGSQATLFAALEINREQLTGIQVVIYEQLNKYEFESENLVREILEMPIRIAVERKTIDEFKSTLNTTKRDLENLLLENQDQTYIPEKHEELINGKSNLTTSLNAWRKEEGRQDGLLKKMAEDLAKKALLLKERSRLLLRKDHLDDLAKLFRSSGFVDYASSIYLQNLIQAANHRFHQMTHQQLHLELGEGNSFWVRDLLNGGHMRLLKTLSGGQKFQAALSLALALADHIHVRNESSHNFFFLDEGFGSLDKNALQMVFETLKSLQKENRIVGIISHVEDLQQEIQTYLHIEESEEGSRIVASWK, via the coding sequence ATGATTCCAAAATATCTTAAAATCAAAGGTTTATATTCCTACCAGAAAGAACAGGAAATACATTTTGATCCGTTAACGGATGCATCACTTTTTGGGATTTTTGGTGCGGTTGGAAGCGGAAAATCCTCTATTCTGGAAGCCATTACCTTTGCCTTGTACGGAGATACTGAACGATTGAATTCGAAAGGTGATGACCGGACGTACAATATGATGAACCTTCGTTCGGATGAATTACTGATTGATTTTGAGTGTATTGCAGGAAAAAAAGCAGAGCTGTATAAGTTTACCGTGAAAGGGAAGCGTAACAGCAAGAATTTTAAGGAGGTAAAAACTTTTGAAAGAAAGGCTTATTTATGGAAAGAAGATGCCTGGATTCCACTTGCCGAAAATGAAACTACGGAAAGTATTATTGGCCTCAGCTACGACAATTTCAGGAGAACGATCATTATTCCTCAGGGCAGGTTCCAGGAATTTATAGAGCTGAAAGATTCGGAACGGACACGGATGATGAAGGAGCTTTTTCAGTTGGAAAAGTACGATCTGAGCCGGAATGTGGGGAGCCTCAGCAAAAAAAATGACATGGATCTGTCTAATCTGGATGGACAGTTACTGGGATTGGGAATAGTAACTCCGGACATGATCGAAGAGGAGGAAAAAAAGCGTGAGGAAGTCAGGGCTCAAATAAAAGCAGTTAATGATGAATTACTTGTCCTTACCAGCCAGCTTGACCAGATGCAGAGGTTGAAACTGGTGTTTGAGAAAATGCAGTTGCTTCAATTCCAACTGGCAGAGCTTGAATCCAAACGCTCCATAATGAAAGGCCGGGAAGAAAAATTACGAATTTTTGAAATTTGTTCTTTGCACTTTAAAACGCTTATAGATCAAAAAAAATCACTTACGGATACTATACTTCGGAATCAGGATACATTTGATAAAAATGCGCTAAGAAGTTCGGAGCTTGAAATACTTTTATTAAGCCAAAGTGGAATATTAACTGGATTAAAGGATCACTACGAAAAGCGTGAGGAGCTTTTGGACATGGCCGCAGAATTGGAAAAAGTTATCCTGATTTTAGACCAGAATATTCAGGTTGAAAAAAATAAAAGTGCGCTTTTAAGGGGAGAAGAAAGGCTGAGAGAAAAGGAAGAAACGATTGTTTTGCTGAAAAAACAAAAACAGGAAAAGGAAGAAGAAAACGAGCATAAAAAAAGTAAATTAACAGATATACAAGAACTTAGCCAGGTAAGGTCATGGTTTGCAACTTGCGATGAAATCCATGAGAATAAGAAAATTACCTTAGCCGAAGGAAATAGTTTAAAGGAAAATCTTGAAAAAGAGAAAGAACTCCTGAAAGAAAAAATAGGACAGGCTAACCAGTCATTTTTCATCAATATTGCTTCTGATTTTAACGCAGAAATTATTGAAACTGCTGTTCAGAATTACCTGGCCGATAATGAGATTGCCAGGAAAAATCTTGAAAAACAAACAATATCAATAGAAACAAAGCGTGCTTTACACCAATATGCGAGTACACTTACCAGTGGTGAACCATGCCCGCTTTGTGGTTCTGAGCATCATCCGGCTGTGTTACATGAAGACGGTCATTTATCAGGAGAAATTACTGAAATTGAAAATCAGCGGGTGCGCCTGCAAAAACTGGATCAATCAGTCCGGAGATTTCAATCCATTGTAGAAAAAGATTTTGGCCGGATTGATAATCTGATGAATCAGCTCGATACGATGAGATCCAGATTGAAAGCTATAAACGAGCGTATCACACGTCATGAGTCGCTTTTTGTTTGGGCTAAATTTGATAAAAGTGACCGGAAAGCATTCGATGAATATTTTTCAGGAATTGAGAAAATTCAGAAAGAAGTAAAAGAAAACGATGTGCTGATCAAAAGTATGACAGCTAAAATAGAATCTGATACTGAGGAAAAAGTAGAAAAGATCGAAAAACCTTTACAAAATCTGAAAAACGAAATCCTCAGAATTGAAAATACAGTTTTTACATTATCCGGTCAGCTGGAAAAAGTGAAATTGACTGACTTTAACGGGCAGGATAAAGCCGTTATTATCGATAAAATTGCAGCTCTGAAACACAATTATCAGAAAATAAAAGAGCTTTATGAAAAGACAGAAAGAGAAATTGATATTCTTGAAAAAGAAAAAAATACGATTTCCGGAAGTCAGGCGACGTTATTTGCAGCACTTGAAATAAACCGGGAGCAATTAACAGGGATACAGGTGGTTATTTATGAACAATTAAACAAATATGAATTTGAATCTGAAAATCTAGTCAGGGAAATACTGGAAATGCCGATCCGGATTGCGGTTGAAAGAAAGACAATTGACGAATTCAAATCCACTTTGAACACAACTAAGAGAGACCTTGAAAATCTGTTACTCGAAAACCAGGACCAAACATACATACCAGAAAAACATGAAGAGCTGATCAATGGTAAGAGTAATCTGACAACCAGCCTGAATGCATGGAGAAAGGAAGAAGGCCGGCAGGACGGTTTACTAAAAAAAATGGCAGAAGATCTGGCAAAAAAAGCATTGTTATTAAAAGAAAGGAGCCGCCTGTTGTTACGTAAAGATCATTTGGATGATTTGGCAAAGCTTTTCCGTTCCAGCGGTTTTGTAGATTATGCATCCAGTATTTATCTCCAGAACCTGATCCAGGCGGCCAATCACCGTTTTCATCAGATGACCCACCAGCAGTTGCATTTGGAACTGGGAGAAGGAAATAGCTTCTGGGTCCGGGATTTGCTTAATGGCGGTCATATGCGTTTGCTCAAGACTTTATCGGGCGGACAAAAATTTCAGGCTGCATTGTCACTCGCACTTGCTCTGGCCGATCATATACACGTCAGGAATGAATCCAGTCATAACTTTTTCTTCCTGGATGAAGGATTTGGTTCTCTTGACAAAAATGCATTACAAATGGTTTTTGAAACCCTGAAATCATTGCAAAAAGAGAACCGGATAGTTGGTATCATAAGCCATGTAGAGGACTTGCAGCAGGAAATCCAGACTTATCTGCATATCGAAGAAAGTGAGGAGGGAAGCAGGATTGTGGCCAGCTGGAAATGA
- a CDS encoding TonB-dependent receptor: protein MRKVTTYLSTLVLSVLFIFPSWAQRSVSGRITDGDDGKPLPGASVKAGEIRGASTDKNGNFTLKNISENIPTLEISYIGYETVKMDISDSGIPLEIKLSKSTYQADEVIINATRVSNKSGMAFTNVSAETLNKQNLGQDLPVLLNFTPSLVSTSDAGGGVGYTGIRIRGSDASRINVTVNGIPYNDAESQGVFWVNMPDFASSVNSIQIQRGVGTSTNGAGAFGASVNINTNAFHKEAYAELNNSLGSFNTFKNTIKIGTGLLKNKFSVDGRLSRVSSDGFVDRASSNLHSYYLSGAYFGKKSFVRANVFSGNERTYQSWNGVPEAKLRGNQKGVLEYIKTNELDEKDADNLISSGDRTFNSYTYKNEVDNYRQDHYQLVSSHTLSDKLTLNVNGFMVRGLGYYEQYRTQDKYSDYNLPNVVIGGDTLSRTDLIRRRWLDNYFYGSTFSVDFNSFKKITASIGGGWNKYDGDHYGQITWARNAGSIENEHQYYFNKAVKKDFNIYGKVYYQLTSKLNAFVDLQFRQVSHTINGTDNDLVPLSFNQSYSFVNPKAGLTYQVAEQSSVYASYSMGNREPNRDDFTSATAQLFPKHETLHNVEAGFRTQKGIWAFAANYYLMKYKNQLVLTGQINDVGNAVRVNVPESYRTGIELEGAVAFGKFLKWNANATFSQNKIQNFTEYVIDYDTYEYKTFDHGKSDISFSPDVIVGSQLTFSPKKSLELALLTKYVSKQYLDNTSSETRKLDAYFTNDIRLTWTVKPTWAKEISFNLLVNNILDEKYESNGYTYGYYSSGALTQENFYFPQAGTNFLVGVNLRF from the coding sequence ATGCGAAAAGTTACGACCTATCTGTCGACGCTTGTTTTAAGCGTATTATTTATTTTCCCATCCTGGGCCCAACGATCAGTTTCCGGCCGGATAACTGATGGAGACGATGGCAAACCTCTGCCCGGCGCTTCTGTAAAAGCCGGAGAAATTCGTGGCGCCAGTACGGATAAAAATGGAAATTTCACTTTAAAGAACATTTCTGAAAACATCCCAACACTCGAAATATCTTACATCGGCTATGAAACAGTTAAAATGGATATTTCTGACTCTGGTATTCCGCTGGAAATCAAACTCAGTAAAAGCACCTATCAGGCTGATGAAGTGATTATTAATGCAACCCGTGTAAGTAATAAATCGGGAATGGCTTTTACTAACGTAAGTGCTGAAACGCTCAATAAACAGAATCTTGGCCAGGATTTGCCGGTTTTATTGAATTTCACACCATCGTTGGTAAGTACAAGTGATGCAGGAGGAGGGGTTGGCTATACCGGTATCCGGATCCGCGGCTCCGATGCTTCCCGTATCAATGTAACTGTAAATGGAATTCCCTATAATGATGCTGAAAGTCAGGGTGTTTTCTGGGTAAATATGCCCGATTTTGCTTCTTCAGTTAATAGTATCCAGATTCAGCGTGGCGTTGGAACCTCTACCAACGGCGCGGGAGCATTTGGTGCTAGTGTTAATATCAACACCAATGCATTTCATAAAGAAGCCTATGCGGAACTGAATAATTCGCTTGGATCCTTCAATACGTTCAAAAATACCATTAAAATCGGTACCGGATTATTGAAGAACAAGTTTTCGGTTGATGGGCGTTTGTCCAGGGTTTCGTCGGATGGTTTTGTAGACCGCGCCTCTTCCAATTTGCATTCCTATTATCTTTCCGGGGCATATTTTGGTAAAAAAAGTTTTGTGAGAGCCAATGTATTTTCAGGAAATGAAAGGACATACCAGTCCTGGAATGGTGTGCCGGAAGCTAAACTTAGAGGTAACCAGAAAGGAGTTTTAGAATATATCAAAACAAATGAACTTGATGAAAAAGATGCGGATAATCTGATCAGCTCCGGCGACCGCACCTTTAATTCCTATACCTATAAAAACGAAGTCGATAATTACCGGCAGGATCATTACCAGCTAGTTTCTTCCCATACGTTAAGCGACAAACTGACCTTAAATGTAAACGGATTTATGGTACGCGGACTTGGATATTACGAGCAATACCGGACGCAGGATAAATACAGCGATTATAATCTTCCTAATGTCGTGATAGGTGGCGATACGCTCTCACGCACGGATCTGATCCGCAGGCGCTGGCTGGATAATTACTTTTATGGAAGCACTTTTTCCGTGGATTTTAATAGTTTCAAAAAAATTACTGCAAGTATTGGCGGAGGCTGGAATAAATACGATGGTGATCATTACGGACAAATTACGTGGGCTCGTAATGCTGGAAGTATTGAAAATGAACATCAGTATTATTTCAATAAAGCAGTCAAAAAAGACTTTAATATTTACGGAAAAGTATACTACCAGCTTACGTCCAAACTGAACGCATTCGTCGATTTACAGTTCAGGCAGGTTAGCCATACTATCAATGGAACTGACAATGACCTGGTGCCGCTTTCATTCAACCAGTCTTATTCATTTGTAAACCCTAAGGCCGGACTTACGTACCAGGTTGCAGAGCAAAGTTCCGTTTATGCATCTTACAGTATGGGCAACCGCGAGCCTAACCGGGATGATTTCACGTCCGCCACGGCACAGTTGTTTCCAAAACATGAAACATTACATAATGTTGAAGCCGGTTTCAGGACACAAAAAGGCATTTGGGCATTTGCCGCCAATTATTATTTAATGAAATACAAAAATCAGCTCGTACTCACCGGACAAATCAACGACGTTGGAAATGCTGTTCGCGTCAATGTACCGGAAAGTTACCGGACAGGTATTGAACTGGAAGGGGCGGTTGCTTTTGGTAAATTTCTGAAATGGAATGCCAATGCCACATTCAGCCAGAATAAAATCCAGAATTTTACCGAATATGTTATCGACTACGATACTTACGAATACAAAACCTTTGATCACGGGAAATCTGATATTTCATTTTCGCCTGATGTCATTGTAGGTAGCCAGCTTACATTCAGTCCGAAAAAGAGCCTGGAACTGGCATTATTAACCAAATATGTAAGCAAACAATATCTGGATAATACTTCCAGCGAAACCCGTAAACTGGATGCATATTTCACCAATGACATCCGCCTTACATGGACAGTAAAACCAACCTGGGCAAAAGAAATCTCATTTAATTTACTGGTGAATAACATTCTGGATGAAAAGTATGAGTCCAATGGTTACACGTACGGCTATTATTCCAGCGGTGCTTTAACACAGGAGAATTTTTATTTCCCTCAGGCCGGGACGAATTTTCTGGTTGGAGTTAACCTGAGGTTTTAA